One Gossypium arboreum isolate Shixiya-1 chromosome 13, ASM2569848v2, whole genome shotgun sequence genomic window, tttctcttgATATTTTGAGTCTCAACCATTGGGTTCAACACTAAAGCTTAAGATGACTCAGTTTTCGTCAGTTCACTCTTTACTAATTTCATAAGGTTCATGCTTGAATTGTTCGATATTGGTTCAACCAAGCCTTTTGTTATTGTCATCATCATCGCTGTTACCACTCGTTCAATAAATTcactaaatttttataattaaaactaaattaatataatgtGTAAATATTAAGGGTCAAAGTTGCTATTATACCAAACTGTAAAGCCGACACTTCATATTTTCGTTAGCTGGAAAAGAAAAATGAGtgactattttttaatttttcataattagatGATCAAAAAAGAAACTTGTTAATAATTGAGTGATTACTAATAAAATTtaccctttttatttttgaataattttggTTTATTTGTGTCCGTGTTTGGAAACCGACGATATTAGATTCTAAATTCCATTCGTTCCTCTGTTAGTACCTGTAATTGTATAAAATTTGAGGTTTGGTCTctatattttaaaagttaaaatttagttattaaagCTAAAAATTTAGTGATTCTACTTTTTCAAATTAAAAGTTTTAGTCCAATTATTGTTGTTGATAATTTTgtcaaattttattaatttaatatgtttacttTCTGTCAATCATATCTacatcatatgaaaataatttaataaaaattaaaattaacaaattttaataaaaaataattacaattttaattactcaatatttttaaataaaaataagggtGAACTACACACATGGTCAtccaattataaaaaaatattttaaatactctaagaaaaaatttataatttgagcaCCTAAATTATATAGTTTGATCATTTTGATCATTCTCGTTAAACCCATGAATAGAAATCTGACTTcacattttgtttttaaaattttgatttccacgtcattgttatttattaaaaagtTATCATTTTAGTCTCCTAAACTTTTAAGTTTAATTTAAATGAGTCCTAAAAAAAATTGGCACATTTGCATTTGTGAGCCTCTGTGTCCGTTTCTAACACAACAGTCCCAAACCTACCGTGGCCGATGATTCTATTGGCATAGAAGCATCCCGTGGCTTTAAGCTCTCTGTAAGTGAATTCTTGTGTCATTTTGATTATCTCCGATGCAAAAGATAGTCCTAATTTCTACTCATGCTTGAACTTTTTAGAGTAAACCCATATCAAAGCACCAGCAAATAAGGCTAAAAATAATGCTCTGGCGCTTACCACCCCTGCAACAGCTCCTGGACGGCTGGACCTTATCTGCAACGTTGGTTATGgcatgatgaagaagaagaaggaggtgAAAGCGGCAGCGGTGGTTTGACGGCATTGGCGGTTAGGTTTATTAAAGTAGTCGCCGTTGGTGGCGGCGGAGACTATGTTGACTCTAATCCTGACTTCCATGCTATGAGCCTCGGTGCTTCCTTGTGCTGAGCCTGAAAATCCTACGTACGTgaaattattaacatattaaaaGTGAATAATAAAATGGGGTTGTTACGaatttgaatatgaaattaatatgtttgaaaactctaaatcaaacattgTATTTAAATCGATATCTAaaattatcttattaatatttatatttattcaaaaaGTGAAAGGgttaaagtaaaaataaagttaatttttaAATAGCTCGGCCCGAATCAATTGTTTCGCtatcattttgttattatattattattattttgttgttattgtttgaatattatataattcttattttattattaattttattactattttaaagGTATCATTTATTAAGTTGTAGatatcttagtattatttaagtataaagaatttttaaatatatttttaatccattgaaaaacatttattttatatttttagtatatttgatatattatatttttaaatttacttttataaaaaataatctaaactacTTTAGAGCCTAACGCTTCCGTTTGTTAAGTGAACATCGCTGAGCGGTTTCAAGCTGCCACGAGACGCTTCCATGCCAATAGAATCATCGGCCAGAGCGGGTTTGAGATTGTTGTGGTAAAAACTGACATAGAGGCTGACAAATGCAAATGTCACCATTTTTTTAGGCCAcatttaaattaaactaaaaatttgggagatgatattttttttaataaataactaTGACAtggaaatcaaaatttaaaaaaaaaatgatatgaTTTTAACAGGTATGaccaaaataattaatttatgtaaCGTGGGTGCTTAAATTGTATTTTTTTCCTTAAGAGTACCTAAAAAAATTTATAGTTAAGTGACTATGTGTAGTTTATCCAAAAGTAAAACTTtaactttttaatatttttagtacaaAACTAAAACAAATAACCAGTAGCACTAGTATTTGCTGCTAAAATCAATATATGAATTACACAACCTTTtcaaaagtttttaaaaataaataaaaaaaacttatttaatcacattttttaattaaaacaagCATCTAAATTCTACGttaaaatatgaaagataaatttGCATAAAAATTTCCTAATTTATTTGcacattatttaatttattaataatacatacatttaatttattgataatatatatatatatataattttaagtaacaattaattatattaacaatttgaaaGAGAACCAATTACAAGTTCCAGGGAAAGATTGGGACCCTGGGTGGATTGGTGGCTAAATGGATGTACTCTCAATGAACTACTAAAATGGTCACTCTTCTTCTGATAAACTGGTGTGGAGGGAGGATCCAAAAGGTATCTTTCTCTGAGAAAGGCAATTTAACTACCAACCAATATGTGGTAATTCTTTGGAAGCTTAATCTCCTCTATAAAAGTATCATGTTCTTGTAAAATAAATTTGCAATAACTATTTACCTATGCAAAAGGAATTGGTAAGCCATGAGATCCCTATTGGGACATATAAGATCAGAGGGCCTCAGCCTCCTTTGCCAATAATACTAAAGCCTCAATAGcaacactaaatataaatttatacacTGCAAATACAATAAATACGAATCATCCACATAATCATATAGGTATCCCTTCAAATGCACGGATAAACTCACACAGATATAAATGGGGTATCAACAATGAGTAACAAAGTGCAAATCAACAAATATTTTACAGACATTAATAGAGACAATGAGTCATTAGCAGTAGATCACAACCATATGAAGAACTGCTTCATGAGTTCTTCTCAACATGCTCATCTTTCAATGGCTCCCCATCATTAGTCTCCTTTGTCGATGGTGAAACTGAAGAATGCATATTCTTAAGCTCCTCTAACTGCAACAAATAAAGAAATCAGTTAACTAGTGAAAATTTTTTGATTCCGAGATTATCAAGGTGCACAGATTAAACTGATAAAAGAACAGTAAGAAAAGCTTTGTCATCAGGACAAACTTGTAATGCTTAAACTATATGCTTGCAATGTTAGGCTACACATGTCAAAATCAGTCAAAATTGCTGGAGCAGCATGGATGTTGGCAGGAGCAAGATGAATGCAAAAAATTGCATCAACATAAACACCAGACCTAATCCAGTTAGTTCATGCAATCATCACATTCAACATGCCTGAGGTATGATCATGTCCACCATGATAGAATTTTCATCTAAAAAGCCGTATGTGAATAATAATGAAGCTTTTATCTTTGGTTAATAATTGACCTCGAATTATAACCAGTTTACAATCTGGTATGGTACCTGATCTAATATTCCGTTAAAATGTTACTCCAATGAACTAACACTGTTACACAAACCGCTGACATTGTATGTTGACCAATGCTAAGTTACCACATATTGGGCCAGATTTCTTTTTCAAATGCTGATGTGGCATTGATTTCAACACATGGCAACATAATCTTGGTCAACTAAGCTACgttagcatttacataccatcATATGAAATGCAAAATGCTACCTTACGCAAATAAACCAAACCATACCTCTTTGCAAGCATCCTCATGCTTACACAATAGCTCATTGTACTTTGTTTGCAAATCTGAAATCTCAGCTTGTAGcttttcatattcatatatagTTGGACCCCCTAATTTTTGTTGTATGAACCTACCATGGAGAAAAAACTATAATTATATCTCAACATTCCTTGCAAATAACATAAAGTGGATGTCAACCATAAGCTGCTCAACGTAGAGGTAATTAAACTTAGTTAAGCCATTTGCTATGGTCGCGTGCCAATGCTTTAGCTTTACTACCGTGCAACCTTTCACCAAAAGGCACAGACGACGACACATGTACCCTGACAAAGTCGATTCTAATTTATGATTtggcataaaaattaaaataatgttaagagaGGCTATTTCATTTCAAGTTTTCATGAATTCGGGACAAACATTAAACAAAAACAAGAAAACAGGATTTCAGATGTTGCAAGGAAAGCAACATTAAGAAATCCAAGATGATAATATTGTAACTTGTAAGATATGATTCACACAAATAGAGTCCAATGTACAATATCCAACATTATTGAAATTGAACTACAgatctcaatatatatatataaaaacttgAACAATGACATGGAAAACTCAATTGAAAGATTGAATTCTGAAAAACTTACTCAAGGGCTGAAGATGGCTTCTCATTTTGTTCATACAATGCAACCAAAActacaaaataatgaaattaaattacaAACAACCAAATACCCACATCAAGAAATATGttagaaaaagagaaaataataattatatatattaaaaagaaagaagaaaaaaaaaaaaaacctttggtGAGAGCATCAACAGCTCCACTGGACTCAAGGTACTTCCTAAATGCTTCTTTCTTAGCATCTTTTTCCTAAATCCAGAATCTGGGTATTTAGTATTTATAATTAAAAGTGATAAAA contains:
- the LOC108462925 gene encoding uncharacterized protein LOC108462925 — protein: MMRYKEEKDAKKEAFRKYLESSGAVDALTKVLVALYEQNEKPSSALEFIQQKLGGPTIYEYEKLQAEISDLQTKYNELLCKHEDACKELEELKNMHSSVSPSTKETNDGEPLKDEHVEKNS